The genomic region GAGTGCCGCACCTCCGGGACGACGCTCACCGTCGGTGCCGGAACCTCCGTCCTGGAGGCCGCCGAGAGCGCCGGAATCACCGTGGACAACTCGTGCCGCGACGGCATCTGCGGCTCCTGCGAGACCCGGGTGCTCGAAGGCGTCCCGGACCACCGCGACTTCCTGCTCAGTGAAGCCGAACGGGCCGCGAACACCACGATGATGATCTGCGTCTCGCGGTGCGCCTCCGGCCGGCTCGTCCTCGACCTCTGACACTCCCACCGCACTTTCAGGAGACACCGTGACCGACACCTGGCCGTACCTGGACGTCCACCAGTCCCGTACGCACGAGCCGACCCCGTACGAGTACAAACTCGCAGCCACCCTCGAAGAGGTCTACACGCGCGAGGGCCACGAGCTCGCCGACGTCGTGCGCGGGCTCAACGCCCGCCAGGTCCACGCCGCCGACGGCGCTCCGTGGACCGAGGAGTCCTTCCGCGCCGAGATGAACCGACTGGGAGCCTGACCATGACGCTGTCGTCCTCCGCCACCGCGGAACACATCTACGCCACCGGTCTGCGCAACCAGTGGCACCCGGTCGTCCCCTCGCACTTCGTGGCGCCCGGCGCGATGCGCAAGGTGACCGCGCTCGGCGAACAGTGGCTCCTGTTCCGGCGCTCCGACGGCGCCCTGTCCATGCTCGCCGACCGCTGCCCGCACCGCGGCGCCCCGCTCTCGCTCGGCAAGCACCTCGGTGACCGGGTCGCCTGCTGGTACCACGGCGTCGAGGTCGAACCCGACGGCACCGTCTCCTCGGTCCCCGGC from Streptomyces sp. QL37 harbors:
- a CDS encoding recombinase-like helix-turn-helix domain-containing protein produces the protein MTDTWPYLDVHQSRTHEPTPYEYKLAATLEEVYTREGHELADVVRGLNARQVHAADGAPWTEESFRAEMNRLGA